The DNA sequence TTAATGATAGCACTCGATTAGAAGGAAAAAAGACTGGAAATATTTTTGAAATTTCGAAGACATTTTATACTGATGCAGAATATAGGATATCGATTCGAAATTCGAAACTTAAGGATGAAAATAACCTGGTTTATAAAATTCAGACTATTTCAGATCTGTATCCTGAAATAAAAGTTGTTCAGGTAAGCGATTCTGTCGATTTCAAAGTTTTTCATTTTAAGGGGAATATCGTTGATGATTATGGGTTTAATAAGCTTGATTTTAACATTAGCGCCGAAGGAAGGGATAGTTCGATTAGTATACCGTTTACTCCATTTCTGTTAAGTCAGGATTTTTATTATACTTTTGATTTTGAATCGGTTAAATTTTTTGGAAAATCAATTAAGTATTACTTTTCTGTGTTTGATAATGATTTCGTTAGTCATTTTAAGAAAACGATTAGCGAAACCTATACTTTTACTTTTCCAGATTACAAAGAAATTTTAGCCAAAGAAAATTCTGATCAAAATTCTATAGATCAATTGTTTAAAAAGAGTGCCAAACTAACTGAAGAAATTCAACAGGAGTTCAAAGATTTTAAAATGAAGCAGATTAATTCTGAATTGTCTGAATGGGAAAAATTTCAGACAGTAAAGGATATAATGAGCAAGAAAACTGATCTTGAAAATGTACTAAATCAAATTAAGCAGCAGAATAAAGATGCCAATAATTTTCTGAATTCTTTTTCGGAAGAGAAAAGTGAGATATTGAAAAAGCAACAACAAATTGATGAGCTTTTGAAAGATGTATTTAGCGATGATTTGAAGAAGCTTTTTGAGCAGTTTAATGAGTTGGCTAAGCAATTTGATCCGAAAAAGTTTGATCAGTTGTCAAAAGAAATGGATACAAGTTTGGATGATCTGGCTAAACAATTGGATAAAAATGTTCAATTGCTTAAAAAAATGAAGGTTGAACAAAAAGTTGAACGTGTAATTGAGGAGTTGAAGAATTTGGTCATTTCGGAAAAAGCTAATTTGGAAAAATTGGAAAAGCGCTCTGATTTGATACAGATTAATCAAGAGGAAAGGGAAAATGATTCTCTTTTGAAAAATCTTGAAAATGATTACAATGGAGCTCTTGAAATTAACAAAACGCTTGAAAAACCACTTAATTTATTCAATTTTGATAAGGAGTTTTCTACAATTAAAGATAATTACTCTAAAGTTTTAGATGATTCAGAAAGGGGAAATAAACGTAAAACTTCTACAGGAATTGAAAAGAATAGTAAAAGTATTGATCAGCTTGTATTTGCATTGAATCAAATGCTGCAGAACAACAAGAGTAAGCAAAACAAGGAAAATATTGAGGATATTAAGCAAGTTCTTGATAATCTTATCCTTGTTTCTTTTGATCAGGAGAAGATTTTAAATAAATTCAGCTCAATTGATTTTAATAATCCATTAGTCAACGATATAAAAATCAAGCAAAAGAATCTTCAGTCTCAGGTAGTGTTTGTCAAGGATTCTTTATATGCTTTAGCAAAACGTACTCCTGAAATTGGTTCAGTGATTAATAAGGAAATTATCGGTCTTGAAAATAGTGTTGGTTCAGCTTTCGATAATTTAGAATTAGGGAATATTGGTGCTTCACGCATGTACCAGCAATACGGAATTACGGCTGCAAATAATCTGGCTCTATATTTAAGTGAGGCACTGGAGAATATCAAGGAGCAGGAAAAGAATTCGATGCCTGGCGATGGTGATTGTGATAAACCTGGAGGTAAAGGAGCAAAACCTGGCATGAAGAGCTTAAAGGACAGTCAAAGTTCCATC is a window from the Aquipluma nitroreducens genome containing:
- a CDS encoding DUF4175 family protein, which gives rise to MPGIKLLGIGRRLTYYDVSNQLSSTYPEIKDKLINIIELENESSSIYSPELKEASIDQKINELKIFSFSDSIKFKDLKIVFTLLVSVFILFLTVFLWTPDFFKESSVRLIHFQQKFEKPAPYSFDLENKDMEIVTGESVELKLRCSGKDLPEMMYINFSGNNYLMTREDGLYKYTVENVNSSISFYFTDKKYVSEIYKIIVLNKPFISSFSVDIQPPSYTNLSSENIKNIGDLKIASGTTVKWNFTTVDTDSLTVLFNDSTRLEGKKTGNIFEISKTFYTDAEYRISIRNSKLKDENNLVYKIQTISDLYPEIKVVQVSDSVDFKVFHFKGNIVDDYGFNKLDFNISAEGRDSSISIPFTPFLLSQDFYYTFDFESVKFFGKSIKYYFSVFDNDFVSHFKKTISETYTFTFPDYKEILAKENSDQNSIDQLFKKSAKLTEEIQQEFKDFKMKQINSELSEWEKFQTVKDIMSKKTDLENVLNQIKQQNKDANNFLNSFSEEKSEILKKQQQIDELLKDVFSDDLKKLFEQFNELAKQFDPKKFDQLSKEMDTSLDDLAKQLDKNVQLLKKMKVEQKVERVIEELKNLVISEKANLEKLEKRSDLIQINQEERENDSLLKNLENDYNGALEINKTLEKPLNLFNFDKEFSTIKDNYSKVLDDSERGNKRKTSTGIEKNSKSIDQLVFALNQMLQNNKSKQNKENIEDIKQVLDNLILVSFDQEKILNKFSSIDFNNPLVNDIKIKQKNLQSQVVFVKDSLYALAKRTPEIGSVINKEIIGLENSVGSAFDNLELGNIGASRMYQQYGITAANNLALYLSEALENIKEQEKNSMPGDGDCDKPGGKGAKPGMKSLKDSQSSIKEQLQQMIDHMKKGDMGKLSKSIGQTLAQQEIMQQLIRDMVNSGSVGSKASDQLKAIDQLLEQSRKDLINKNVTNELINRQNLILSKLLDAEKSEIERDFEDKRESKTAIDVKNGNPEGYFEYNTKFKNENELIKRSNYKLRNFYDQKYSNFLNRIKN